A window of the Brassica napus cultivar Da-Ae chromosome C5, Da-Ae, whole genome shotgun sequence genome harbors these coding sequences:
- the BNAC05G38640D gene encoding uncharacterized protein BNAC05G38640D: MAERRRRYRARRLQRMIAARSAPAPSRFRVEGIVAIGIAVDASCSTGGLTGFVQKVKELPLLTKRMVWHIMDPDTTNLHFSEVRIFAMLISTLYTASEFNFIPTGKLPHKIEILVAYASARIIWKPDNF; this comes from the exons ATGGCGGAGAGAAGGAGAAGATACAGAGCGAGACGCCTCCAGAGGATGATTGCTGCCCGATCTGCTCCGGCTCCTTCACGGTTCCGTGTCGAGGGGATTGTGGCCATTGGTATTGCG GTAGATGCATCTTGCAGTACTGGAGGTTTAACTGGCTTTGTTCAA AAGGTAAAGGAGCTTCCTTTGTTAACGAAGAGAATGGTGTGGCACATTATGGATCCAGATACTACCAACCTGCATTTTAGCGAAGTTCGCATTTTTGCA ATGTTGATCAGTACACTCTACACTGCCTCCGAGTTTAATTTCATCCCAACGGGTAAGTTGCCTCACAAGATTGAGATTCTCGTGGCATATGCCTCTGCAAGAATCATTTGGAAACCTGATAATTTTTAG
- the LOC106399251 gene encoding protein GRAVITROPIC IN THE LIGHT 1 isoform X1 encodes MMETVKPLDVASGKGKLRRAFVKVINVKKLTGVVPEGDKDLVKNAANLSESFDKLEEEYEKRLAMEALLAKLFATVSSIKSGYAQLQYAQSPYDPAGIQRADGLVVSELKTLSEMKQSFLKKEFDSNPDRTLVVAEIQELRSLLKTYEITGKKMECQLKLKDSEILFLKEKLQELMSQNKLMEKRLNQSVTLDHNSQTHFVTYLHHTVKSIRGFVKTMVQQMRFSGWDVDTAADAIQPGVLYHKRDHACFAFEHFVCKVMFEAFHLPYFSTESSSSKSRDMFFERFTELRSVKAREYIASRPKSRFSRFCRGKYLQLVHPKMEVAFFGHSHVRNQVSAGEFPDTSFCAAFLEMAKRVWLLHCLAFSLEPEASIFGVSEGCRFSEVYMKSVSEECLSESEPRVAFTVVPGFRIGKTSIQCEVYLSPSKSTPDSG; translated from the exons ATG ATGGAGACTGTGAAGCCACTGGATGTTGCTTCAGGAAAAGGAAAACTCAGACGCGCGTTTGTGAAAGTCATCAACGTTAAAAAGCTAACCGGTGTGGTTCCAGAAGGTGACAAAGACTTGGTGAAGAATGCTGCAAATCTTTCAGAGTCATTCGACAAACTCGAGGAAGAGTATGAGAAAAGACTCGCCATGGAAGCTCTTCTCGCAAAGCTCTTCGCCACGGTCTCTTCGATTAAATCTGGCTACGCGCAGCTGCAGTACGCTCAGTCACCGTACGATCCGGCTGGGATTCAGAGAGCAGACGGCTTGGTCGTGTCGGAGCTGAAGACATTGTCTGAGATGAAACAGAGTTTCTTGAAGAAGGAGTTTGATAGTAACCCCGATAGAACTCTTGTCGTCGCGGAGATTCAAGAGCTGAGAAGCTTGTTGAAGACGTACGAGATCACGGGGAAGAAGATGGAGTGTCAGTTAAAGCTTAAAGACTCTGAGATACTCTTCCTCAAAGAGAAGCTTCAAGAATTAATGAGTCAGAACAAGCTGATGGAGAAGAGACTTAACCAAAGCGTTACACTGGATCATAATAGTCAAACTCATTTCGTTACTTATCTGCACCACACAGTCAAATCAATCCGAGGATTCGTCAAAACAATGGTTCAGCAAATGAGATTCTCCGGCTGGGACGTGGATACAGCAGCTGATGCGATACAGCCTGGAGTGTTGTACCACAAGCGAGACCACGCTTGTTTCGCCTTCGAGCATTTCGTTTGTAAAGTAATGTTCGAAGCGTTTCATCTTCCTTACTTCTCGACCGAATCATCATCGAGTAAGAGCAGAGATATGTTCTTTGAGAGGTTTACGGAGCTTAGATCGGTGAAGGCGAGAGAGTACATAGCGTCAAGGCCCAAGTCGAGATTCTCGAGGTTCTGCAGGGGTAAGTATTTGCAGCTCGTGCATCCGAAGATGGAGGTCGCGTTCTTCGGACATTCGCACGTGAGGAACCAAGTCTCCGCCGGGGAGTTTCCCGACACGAGTTTCTGCGCTGCGTTTTTGGAGATGGCGAAACGGGTTTGGCTCTTGCATTGCCTCGCGTTCTCTTTGGAGCCCGAAGCTTCGATCTTTGGAGTTTCCGAGGGTTGTAGATTCTCGGAAGTGTACATGAAGAGCGTGTCGGAAGAATGCTTGTCGGAATCTGAGCCGAGAGTTGCGTTTACTGTGGTTCCTGGGTTTAGAATCGGGAAGACTTCGATACAATGCGAGGTTTACCTTTCTCCTTCGAAGTCAACGCCGGACAGTGGATAG
- the BNAC05G38650D gene encoding protein DELAY OF GERMINATION 1 isoform X1 — MSRETAIESFKKFQHTWVEQLQHHLNHLRSVQNHHRNSATGDEERLREAVERVMELCREYHRAKLATTEKDVVGLMAAPWSSALERSLHWVGDWRPTTLFHLVYTESSILFESRIVDILRGFRTGDLSDLSPSQFRFKFVKGRTVSELQCETVKEENAITEDLSEWQDDASELVMGTVSNLDQRIRRLAEIVHRADDLRLRTITGVVELLSPLQQAEFLIAAAELRRGVSGWGSSHDRRRSANV, encoded by the exons ATGAGCCGAGAGACAGCTATAGAGAGCTTCAAGAAATTTCAACACACATGGGTAGAGCAGCTACAACACCACCTGAACCACCTGCGCTCCGTTCAAAACCACCACCGTAACTCTGCTACCGGTGACGAGGAACGGCTGAGAGAAGCGGTGGAGAGAGTGATGGAACTTTGTAGAGAGTACCACAGGGCGAAGTTGGCCACGACGGAGAAAGATGTGGTCGGACTTATGGCTGCTCCTTGGTCTTCGGCTCTTGAACGGTCACTCCATTGGGTTGGTGATTGGCGACCAACGACCTTGTTTCATCTGGTTTACACCGAGTCTAGTATTTTGTTTGAGTCTCGTATCGTTGATATTCTCCGGGGGTTTCGTACCGGTGATCTCAGTGATCTATCTCCTTCTCAATTcag gtTTAAATTTGTCAAAGGCAGGACGGTGAGTGAGCTACAATGTGAGACGGTAAAGGAAGAGAATGCGATAACGGAAGACTTATCAGAGTGGCAAGACGACGCGAGCGAGCTGGTTATGGGAACGGTGTCCAATCTTGACCAGAGGATACGACGGCTAGCAGAGATCGTTCATCGAGCCGATGATCTACGACTGAGAACGATCACAGGTGTGGTGGAGCTCCTAAGTCCGCTGCAACAAGCCGAGTTTCTCATTGCTGCGGCTGAGCTTCGTAGGGGGGTTTCTGGTTGGGGGAGTAGCCATGACCGTCGTCGAAGTGCCAACGTCTAA
- the BNAC05G38650D gene encoding protein DELAY OF GERMINATION 1 isoform X2: MSRETAIESFKKFQHTWVEQLQHHLNHLRSVQNHHRNSATGDEERLREAVERVMELCREYHRAKLATTEKDVVGLMAAPWSSALERSLHWVGDWRPTTLFHLVYTESSILFESRIVDILRGFRTGDLSDLSPSQFRTVSELQCETVKEENAITEDLSEWQDDASELVMGTVSNLDQRIRRLAEIVHRADDLRLRTITGVVELLSPLQQAEFLIAAAELRRGVSGWGSSHDRRRSANV; the protein is encoded by the exons ATGAGCCGAGAGACAGCTATAGAGAGCTTCAAGAAATTTCAACACACATGGGTAGAGCAGCTACAACACCACCTGAACCACCTGCGCTCCGTTCAAAACCACCACCGTAACTCTGCTACCGGTGACGAGGAACGGCTGAGAGAAGCGGTGGAGAGAGTGATGGAACTTTGTAGAGAGTACCACAGGGCGAAGTTGGCCACGACGGAGAAAGATGTGGTCGGACTTATGGCTGCTCCTTGGTCTTCGGCTCTTGAACGGTCACTCCATTGGGTTGGTGATTGGCGACCAACGACCTTGTTTCATCTGGTTTACACCGAGTCTAGTATTTTGTTTGAGTCTCGTATCGTTGATATTCTCCGGGGGTTTCGTACCGGTGATCTCAGTGATCTATCTCCTTCTCAATTcag GACGGTGAGTGAGCTACAATGTGAGACGGTAAAGGAAGAGAATGCGATAACGGAAGACTTATCAGAGTGGCAAGACGACGCGAGCGAGCTGGTTATGGGAACGGTGTCCAATCTTGACCAGAGGATACGACGGCTAGCAGAGATCGTTCATCGAGCCGATGATCTACGACTGAGAACGATCACAGGTGTGGTGGAGCTCCTAAGTCCGCTGCAACAAGCCGAGTTTCTCATTGCTGCGGCTGAGCTTCGTAGGGGGGTTTCTGGTTGGGGGAGTAGCCATGACCGTCGTCGAAGTGCCAACGTCTAA
- the LOC106399251 gene encoding protein GRAVITROPIC IN THE LIGHT 1 isoform X2, whose protein sequence is METVKPLDVASGKGKLRRAFVKVINVKKLTGVVPEGDKDLVKNAANLSESFDKLEEEYEKRLAMEALLAKLFATVSSIKSGYAQLQYAQSPYDPAGIQRADGLVVSELKTLSEMKQSFLKKEFDSNPDRTLVVAEIQELRSLLKTYEITGKKMECQLKLKDSEILFLKEKLQELMSQNKLMEKRLNQSVTLDHNSQTHFVTYLHHTVKSIRGFVKTMVQQMRFSGWDVDTAADAIQPGVLYHKRDHACFAFEHFVCKVMFEAFHLPYFSTESSSSKSRDMFFERFTELRSVKAREYIASRPKSRFSRFCRGKYLQLVHPKMEVAFFGHSHVRNQVSAGEFPDTSFCAAFLEMAKRVWLLHCLAFSLEPEASIFGVSEGCRFSEVYMKSVSEECLSESEPRVAFTVVPGFRIGKTSIQCEVYLSPSKSTPDSG, encoded by the coding sequence ATGGAGACTGTGAAGCCACTGGATGTTGCTTCAGGAAAAGGAAAACTCAGACGCGCGTTTGTGAAAGTCATCAACGTTAAAAAGCTAACCGGTGTGGTTCCAGAAGGTGACAAAGACTTGGTGAAGAATGCTGCAAATCTTTCAGAGTCATTCGACAAACTCGAGGAAGAGTATGAGAAAAGACTCGCCATGGAAGCTCTTCTCGCAAAGCTCTTCGCCACGGTCTCTTCGATTAAATCTGGCTACGCGCAGCTGCAGTACGCTCAGTCACCGTACGATCCGGCTGGGATTCAGAGAGCAGACGGCTTGGTCGTGTCGGAGCTGAAGACATTGTCTGAGATGAAACAGAGTTTCTTGAAGAAGGAGTTTGATAGTAACCCCGATAGAACTCTTGTCGTCGCGGAGATTCAAGAGCTGAGAAGCTTGTTGAAGACGTACGAGATCACGGGGAAGAAGATGGAGTGTCAGTTAAAGCTTAAAGACTCTGAGATACTCTTCCTCAAAGAGAAGCTTCAAGAATTAATGAGTCAGAACAAGCTGATGGAGAAGAGACTTAACCAAAGCGTTACACTGGATCATAATAGTCAAACTCATTTCGTTACTTATCTGCACCACACAGTCAAATCAATCCGAGGATTCGTCAAAACAATGGTTCAGCAAATGAGATTCTCCGGCTGGGACGTGGATACAGCAGCTGATGCGATACAGCCTGGAGTGTTGTACCACAAGCGAGACCACGCTTGTTTCGCCTTCGAGCATTTCGTTTGTAAAGTAATGTTCGAAGCGTTTCATCTTCCTTACTTCTCGACCGAATCATCATCGAGTAAGAGCAGAGATATGTTCTTTGAGAGGTTTACGGAGCTTAGATCGGTGAAGGCGAGAGAGTACATAGCGTCAAGGCCCAAGTCGAGATTCTCGAGGTTCTGCAGGGGTAAGTATTTGCAGCTCGTGCATCCGAAGATGGAGGTCGCGTTCTTCGGACATTCGCACGTGAGGAACCAAGTCTCCGCCGGGGAGTTTCCCGACACGAGTTTCTGCGCTGCGTTTTTGGAGATGGCGAAACGGGTTTGGCTCTTGCATTGCCTCGCGTTCTCTTTGGAGCCCGAAGCTTCGATCTTTGGAGTTTCCGAGGGTTGTAGATTCTCGGAAGTGTACATGAAGAGCGTGTCGGAAGAATGCTTGTCGGAATCTGAGCCGAGAGTTGCGTTTACTGTGGTTCCTGGGTTTAGAATCGGGAAGACTTCGATACAATGCGAGGTTTACCTTTCTCCTTCGAAGTCAACGCCGGACAGTGGATAG